The proteins below come from a single Acidobacteriota bacterium genomic window:
- a CDS encoding helix-turn-helix domain-containing protein, with protein MTVTDLAVFLKCSKRSVYELTRRRGQTSHEIPLPVLRLPCGMRFLRSDVEQWIRRSADAGKVQ; from the coding sequence ATGACTGTGACAGACCTTGCTGTGTTCTTGAAGTGCAGCAAGCGCAGCGTCTATGAGTTGACCAGGCGCAGAGGGCAGACCTCCCACGAAATCCCACTACCAGTTCTACGCCTGCCGTGCGGGATGCGATTCCTGCGCAGCGATGTCGAACAGTGGATTCGTCGCTCTGCTGACGCAGGCAAGGTGCAGTAA
- the deoC gene encoding deoxyribose-phosphate aldolase, with translation MSLQDAASFAGRIQSTLISNRLTDAQWQQHIEECKKYRFHAAMIPPAWTSKTTAALAGTGIKVASFIDLPFGTMTSAGKAYEAGRLVQEGAQEIDLMPNVGFLLSGREKDYFEDIRGVVEGAQGIPVKIMLELPLLNLAQRERAVALSIDAGVSYLKNASSGSVGIATAEDIRFLRGLAPKHIHIKASGGIKTAEHVRELVEAGADLVGTSAAVAIMAELQGETPGSQQSGSDY, from the coding sequence ATCTCGCTGCAAGACGCCGCCAGTTTTGCCGGACGAATCCAGTCGACACTCATTTCCAATCGCCTGACCGACGCGCAGTGGCAACAGCACATTGAAGAATGCAAGAAGTACAGATTTCACGCGGCCATGATTCCTCCGGCGTGGACAAGCAAGACCACGGCGGCGCTCGCAGGCACCGGAATCAAGGTGGCATCGTTTATCGATCTCCCCTTCGGCACGATGACGAGCGCAGGCAAGGCGTACGAGGCGGGCCGCCTCGTCCAGGAAGGTGCACAGGAAATCGACTTGATGCCGAACGTCGGCTTTCTGCTTTCAGGTCGAGAGAAGGACTATTTCGAAGACATCCGGGGAGTGGTAGAAGGGGCGCAGGGAATTCCGGTAAAGATCATGCTGGAACTTCCTCTCCTGAATCTGGCGCAGCGGGAACGCGCAGTTGCACTCAGTATCGATGCCGGAGTCTCTTACCTGAAGAACGCGAGCAGTGGCAGCGTGGGAATCGCCACGGCAGAAGACATCCGTTTTCTCCGTGGGCTCGCGCCAAAGCATATCCACATCAAGGCATCGGGCGGAATCAAAACTGCTGAACACGTGCGCGAACTGGTGGAAGCGGGCGCTGACCTGGTGGGGACGAGTGCCGCGGTCGCGATCATGGCGGAGTTGCAGGGCGAGACTCCGGGATCGCAGCAGAGCGGTTCCGACTACTAA
- a CDS encoding response regulator, producing the protein MSTAARMSDGDPHKIAEALSLLDKAVLEMIRAQQPLTRILESLCLKIEERSPGLLCSVLLLNADGATMSEGASPSLPRSYRDALQGLSIGPRAGSCGTAAYRQQPVVVTDIANDPLWADYRHLALPHGLRACWSMPIASHDGTVQGTFACYYREPLGPQPHHLLLIDRATHLAGIAIEHYRAKTELRAAETRYRTLVERLPAITYVAEVGIEGRWQFVSPQIESMLGFTAEEWMADPGLWMSRIHHEDREIAIAAENRIKETHQLYKAEYRMLARDGRILWFRDEANLLDAVPGDMQLMQGVLYDITENRRMEDRLRQAQKMEAVGQLAGGVAHDFNNLLMVMGAHIDRIRDRLLPDDPLGADAAEVHNAVQRAAALTSQLLAFSRKQFLQPRVIDVPSVLTGVARMLARVLPETIALKIESEDNLARVKVDQGQLEQALLNLALNARDAMPDGGTLTIQAASVRFDEPQNWRHSFVQAGSYVMIAVTDTGTGMDAATQARIFEPFFTTKAPGKGTGLGLPMVYGVIQQSGGAISVYSEPEQGTTFKIFFPDCEAAVSPEPKPTKTATTGTETILLVEDQVAIREVASVYLMGLGYNVLAAPDGEAALRIAETQQKQIDLVVTDIVMPNMGGQELGNHIMRLYPQAKILYMSGYPDFAVRNSEDLTEHAEVLQKPFSLKSLASKARSLLDDCPMTEN; encoded by the coding sequence ATGTCAACAGCAGCCCGCATGTCGGACGGCGATCCCCACAAGATCGCGGAGGCGTTGTCTCTGCTCGACAAGGCCGTGCTGGAGATGATCCGGGCACAACAGCCTTTGACGCGAATACTGGAATCCCTGTGTCTAAAAATTGAAGAAAGATCGCCGGGCCTGCTTTGTTCGGTTCTGTTGCTGAACGCCGACGGAGCCACGATGAGCGAAGGAGCGTCGCCGAGCCTGCCACGAAGTTATCGCGACGCACTACAAGGACTCTCCATTGGCCCCCGGGCAGGATCCTGCGGCACGGCAGCATATCGCCAGCAGCCAGTCGTAGTTACGGATATTGCGAACGATCCTTTGTGGGCCGACTACCGGCACCTGGCGTTACCTCACGGACTGCGCGCTTGCTGGTCGATGCCGATTGCCTCGCATGACGGCACGGTGCAGGGAACATTTGCCTGCTATTACCGGGAGCCACTCGGGCCCCAGCCTCATCATCTCTTATTGATTGACCGGGCCACGCATCTGGCGGGAATTGCAATTGAGCACTATCGCGCGAAGACGGAATTGCGGGCGGCGGAAACGCGCTACCGGACCTTGGTTGAACGCCTGCCCGCGATTACTTATGTTGCAGAAGTCGGCATCGAAGGCCGGTGGCAATTCGTGAGTCCCCAGATCGAATCGATGTTGGGATTCACCGCCGAGGAGTGGATGGCGGATCCAGGCCTCTGGATGAGCCGCATTCATCACGAAGATCGCGAAATCGCGATTGCGGCCGAGAACCGAATCAAGGAAACGCATCAACTGTACAAAGCGGAATACCGCATGTTGGCGCGCGATGGCCGGATTCTCTGGTTTCGCGACGAAGCGAATCTGCTCGACGCTGTTCCCGGTGACATGCAGTTGATGCAGGGCGTTCTCTACGACATTACGGAAAACCGGCGCATGGAAGATCGGCTCCGCCAGGCTCAGAAGATGGAAGCAGTCGGCCAACTCGCCGGAGGCGTCGCTCACGATTTCAACAATCTGCTGATGGTGATGGGCGCGCATATCGATCGCATTCGGGATCGCCTGCTTCCCGACGATCCCCTCGGCGCGGATGCAGCCGAGGTTCACAATGCGGTCCAACGAGCGGCCGCCTTAACCAGCCAGTTGCTCGCGTTCAGCCGGAAACAATTCCTGCAGCCCCGCGTCATCGATGTTCCCTCAGTGCTGACTGGAGTGGCCAGAATGCTCGCTCGCGTTCTGCCGGAAACCATCGCGCTGAAGATCGAGAGCGAAGACAATCTGGCACGAGTGAAGGTTGATCAGGGACAGCTCGAACAAGCTCTCTTGAATCTCGCCTTGAATGCACGCGACGCGATGCCCGACGGCGGCACCCTGACGATTCAAGCAGCCAGCGTCCGTTTCGACGAGCCCCAGAATTGGCGGCACTCCTTCGTGCAAGCGGGATCCTACGTTATGATCGCGGTCACCGATACCGGCACGGGCATGGATGCGGCCACCCAGGCACGTATCTTCGAGCCGTTCTTCACGACGAAAGCTCCGGGCAAGGGTACTGGACTAGGCTTGCCCATGGTGTATGGCGTGATCCAGCAGAGTGGCGGAGCGATCTCCGTTTACAGCGAGCCCGAACAAGGCACGACCTTCAAAATCTTTTTCCCGGATTGCGAAGCGGCAGTGTCGCCCGAACCGAAGCCAACCAAGACTGCTACGACCGGCACGGAAACAATCCTGCTGGTGGAGGATCAGGTTGCCATTCGCGAAGTGGCGAGCGTGTACCTGATGGGCCTCGGCTACAACGTGCTGGCCGCACCCGACGGCGAAGCGGCGCTCCGCATCGCCGAAACGCAGCAGAAACAAATCGATCTCGTCGTCACCGACATCGTCATGCCGAACATGGGTGGACAGGAATTGGGCAATCACATCATGCGGCTGTATCCGCAGGCCAAGATTCTTTATATGTCCGGCTATCCTGATTTCGCCGTTCGCAACTCCGAAGACCTCACCGAACACGCCGAAGTGCTGCAGAAACCGTTCTCACTGAAGAGTCTGGCCAGCAAAGCGCGGTCGCTGCTGGACGACTGCCCGATGACTGAGAACTAG
- a CDS encoding metallopeptidase family protein yields MERERFVTLVEGVLDALPRQFQERIHNLAVLVEDRPPREVARSRDGLVLGIYQGRPATEKSVFDLSQGPDRIVIYQKNIEAVCSTEAEIRHQVRQTVLHELGHYFGLDEDALKDV; encoded by the coding sequence ATGGAACGCGAGCGATTCGTAACGCTGGTCGAAGGAGTTCTGGACGCTCTGCCCAGGCAGTTCCAGGAGCGCATTCACAATCTCGCCGTGCTGGTCGAAGACCGCCCTCCTCGGGAAGTCGCACGCAGCCGGGACGGACTCGTTCTGGGTATCTATCAAGGCCGGCCAGCGACTGAAAAAAGTGTTTTTGACCTTTCCCAAGGCCCTGACCGCATCGTCATTTACCAGAAAAACATCGAGGCGGTGTGCTCGACCGAGGCTGAGATTCGACACCAGGTGCGGCAAACCGTGCTGCATGAGCTTGGGCACTACTTCGGATTGGACGAAGACGCTTTAAAAGACGTGTAG
- a CDS encoding low specificity L-threonine aldolase, with protein MKPSRSFASDNNAMVHAEVIEAIGRANQGHVVGYGDDPYTESAVRKFREQFGEDVEVFFVFNGTAANVLSLDALTRPYHAVLCSEMSHIYTDECGAPEKLTGCKLIPLAAAMGKLTVETVEHAYHGIGDQHHVQPKVISITQSTEMGTVYQRAEVEALARFAHERDMFLHMDGARISNAVVAQGLTLRQATRDLGVDVLSFGGTKNGLMGVEAVVFFRPALAREFLFMRKQGMQLASKMRFLAVQMEALLTNDLWRRNAEHSNRMAKLLESEVKKIPQVKVVYPVDANGVFVQIPRPAIKKIQERYFFYPWIEEESVVRWMCSLDTTEDDIKQFVTFVAEVVGGV; from the coding sequence ATGAAACCGAGCCGCAGTTTTGCCAGCGACAACAATGCCATGGTGCACGCCGAGGTGATCGAGGCCATTGGGCGCGCGAACCAGGGACACGTCGTCGGATATGGCGACGACCCCTATACGGAATCCGCCGTTCGCAAATTTCGCGAGCAGTTCGGCGAGGATGTCGAGGTGTTCTTCGTCTTCAACGGAACAGCTGCCAATGTTTTGAGCCTGGACGCGTTGACGCGCCCGTATCACGCGGTGTTGTGCTCCGAGATGTCCCACATTTACACCGATGAATGTGGCGCTCCGGAGAAGCTCACGGGATGCAAGCTGATTCCGCTGGCTGCGGCTATGGGCAAATTGACCGTGGAAACCGTGGAGCACGCGTACCACGGGATCGGGGATCAGCACCATGTGCAACCCAAGGTGATCTCGATCACGCAGTCGACTGAAATGGGGACGGTGTATCAGCGCGCAGAGGTGGAAGCCCTGGCGAGGTTTGCCCACGAGCGCGACATGTTCCTGCATATGGACGGAGCAAGAATTTCGAACGCCGTCGTTGCGCAAGGCCTGACCCTGCGGCAGGCAACACGAGATCTCGGAGTCGACGTGCTCTCGTTCGGGGGGACGAAAAACGGGTTGATGGGAGTAGAAGCCGTCGTTTTCTTTCGGCCAGCACTGGCGCGGGAGTTTCTGTTCATGCGCAAGCAGGGGATGCAACTGGCGTCGAAGATGCGTTTTCTGGCCGTCCAAATGGAAGCATTGCTCACCAACGATCTGTGGCGTCGCAACGCCGAGCATTCCAACCGCATGGCCAAGCTGCTCGAGAGCGAGGTGAAGAAGATTCCCCAGGTCAAGGTCGTGTATCCAGTGGATGCGAACGGAGTATTCGTCCAGATACCGCGTCCCGCGATCAAGAAAATCCAGGAACGATATTTTTTCTATCCGTGGATCGAAGAGGAATCGGTTGTACGTTGGATGTGCTCGTTGGATACGACCGAAGACGACATCAAGCAGTTCGTAACGTTCGTGGCCGAGGTCGTCGGCGGAGTCTGA
- a CDS encoding efflux RND transporter periplasmic adaptor subunit gives MRGISVRSFEFFAPVLFLGFLLFSTSGCSGNKPAQAGGPQAMPVQVKTAQPAKVDDTTDYVATLKSRETAVIMPQVEGIITQIFVHSGQSVAAGAPLMQIDPAKQQATVKSQEDAHTAQEAQVKWAQQNYERISGLANAGVVSKQELDQAKANVDAAQAQLQSLSAQVREQQVQLHYYQVVASRAGIVGDVPVRVGDRVQTSTMLTTVDRPGTLEAYVYVPVEKSAQLKMNLPVQLVDASGKVLAASRITFVSPQVDNATQTVLVKAQVPNNNDSLRNAQFIRARVVWSTTQRSVVPIIAVSRIGGLYFAFVAEADSKGGYVVRQKTLQVGQIVGNDYVVLDGIKTGDKVVVTGTQFLIDGIPVIPQESSS, from the coding sequence ATGCGCGGAATTTCAGTTCGATCCTTTGAATTTTTTGCACCCGTCCTTTTTCTTGGATTTCTGCTGTTCTCCACCAGTGGATGCTCGGGCAACAAACCCGCGCAGGCCGGGGGCCCGCAAGCTATGCCCGTGCAGGTGAAAACGGCCCAGCCTGCCAAGGTCGATGACACCACGGACTATGTGGCCACCTTGAAATCGCGGGAGACGGCAGTGATCATGCCCCAAGTGGAGGGCATCATCACCCAGATCTTCGTCCATTCCGGACAGAGCGTCGCGGCCGGAGCGCCCTTGATGCAGATCGATCCTGCCAAGCAACAGGCAACCGTCAAGAGTCAGGAAGACGCCCACACCGCCCAGGAAGCCCAGGTCAAATGGGCGCAGCAAAACTACGAGCGGATCAGCGGCCTGGCCAATGCCGGCGTCGTCAGCAAGCAGGAGCTTGACCAGGCCAAAGCGAACGTCGATGCAGCCCAAGCCCAGTTGCAGAGCCTGTCGGCGCAAGTGCGTGAGCAGCAGGTGCAGCTCCACTATTACCAGGTCGTAGCCTCGCGGGCTGGAATCGTTGGAGACGTCCCGGTCCGAGTCGGTGACCGGGTTCAAACTTCGACGATGCTTACGACCGTCGACCGTCCCGGCACGCTCGAAGCCTATGTCTATGTTCCGGTCGAGAAAAGCGCGCAGCTCAAGATGAATCTGCCCGTGCAGCTCGTGGACGCCAGCGGCAAGGTACTCGCCGCCAGCCGGATCACCTTTGTCTCGCCGCAGGTGGATAACGCGACCCAGACCGTCCTGGTGAAAGCGCAGGTTCCGAACAACAACGACTCTTTGCGCAACGCGCAGTTTATCCGTGCTCGCGTAGTCTGGAGCACCACCCAGCGTTCGGTGGTGCCAATCATAGCGGTGTCTCGTATCGGAGGGCTGTATTTCGCCTTCGTCGCTGAGGCCGACTCCAAAGGCGGATACGTAGTCCGTCAAAAGACCCTGCAGGTCGGACAAATCGTAGGCAACGACTATGTCGTGCTCGACGGAATCAAGACCGGCGACAAAGTCGTCGTCACAGGGACGCAGTTTCTGATCGACGGCATCCCAGTCATTCCACAGGAATCGAGTAGCTAG
- a CDS encoding multidrug efflux RND transporter permease subunit, translating into MVDFFIHRPVFSTVCALLIILAGASVIPTLPISQFPQLAPPQVSVTSVYVGASAQTVESAVTTPLEQQINGAEGMKYITSSSTNDGVSQITATFDLTRNPDLASVDIQNRVNTAQGRLPNAVKQVGITVQKSSQNFVFGAAVFSPDQRYTPLFMSNYLDVYVRDSLKRVPGVADVLIFGERKYSMRLWLDPVRMASRSLTAPDVVSALSEQNVEVAAGQVGSQPAMPGQQYQISVRAVGRLSEAAQFDNIILKSNNDGTLVRLKDVGRAELGAEDYGSDLLYNGQDAVGIGITQLSTANALDVRKKCLAELDRLSKRFPPGMKAEVAFDTTDAVSESIRDVVYTLGGSIFLVILVIFIFLQDWRSTIIPAVTIPVSLIGTFAFIKLLGFSINTLTLFGITLATGLVVDDAIVVIENIERHLQEGESDPTKASSDAMHEVTGAVIATSLVLVAVFIPVAFFPGTTGILFRQFALTIAFSIAISAFNALTLTPALSALLLGRKHGQKNIVFRFVDRVIEAITSGYVHALRTFLRYEPVALLLFAGGLGLAYFVFQQVPRGFVPNEDQGYLIVIVQSPAGASLEYTRKIGEQISAITKKVPEIQGTFAIAGFSFGGAAANRGLVFLPLTPYSKREGKEHTASAVLNKIRGPMFGISGALVIAVEPPAVQGLGAFGGFQFELQDQGSHTLQELDKVTHDLIREGGARKEKDLVSLFSTYTAGDPQFVVTIDREKAKSLHVPLNQITETLSVYMGSAYINDFDFNNRSYRVYVQADKQFRARPQDINQYYVRSDGGSMIPLENLLAVTSTAAPQVISHYNLFRATEITGVAAPGFSSGQAIDAMQQNAAKVMPQGFNYEWSGISLEELQSGSTTLILFGLGVVVVYLTLSAQYESFVLPFIILLAVPMALLGALSAQWLRGQENDVYCQVGLVMLVGLSSKNAILIVEFAEQLRKRGMTILDSAVEAAKIRLRPILMTSFAFILGVVPLVTASGAGENGRHSVGTTVFGGMIMSTILNLFFIPVLYLLIEGFRERRKTKAA; encoded by the coding sequence ATGGTTGATTTTTTTATTCATCGTCCCGTTTTTTCGACCGTGTGCGCCTTGCTCATCATTCTCGCGGGCGCTTCCGTCATCCCCACTCTCCCTATCTCCCAATTCCCTCAACTCGCGCCGCCGCAAGTCAGCGTAACCAGCGTGTATGTGGGCGCGAGCGCCCAGACGGTGGAGTCGGCTGTCACTACACCGCTCGAGCAGCAGATCAACGGTGCGGAGGGCATGAAGTACATTACATCCTCGTCGACCAACGACGGGGTGAGTCAGATCACCGCGACCTTTGATTTGACGCGCAATCCTGACCTTGCCTCGGTCGACATTCAGAACCGCGTCAACACGGCTCAGGGACGCCTCCCCAATGCGGTCAAGCAGGTTGGCATCACAGTACAGAAGAGTTCGCAGAATTTCGTGTTCGGCGCCGCCGTCTTCTCGCCCGACCAGCGCTATACGCCGCTCTTCATGAGCAACTACCTCGACGTATACGTGCGCGACAGTCTCAAGCGCGTGCCCGGCGTAGCCGACGTGCTCATCTTCGGAGAGCGCAAGTATTCCATGCGCTTATGGCTCGATCCTGTGCGGATGGCCAGCCGCAGCCTCACCGCGCCCGATGTCGTATCGGCACTGAGCGAGCAGAACGTGGAAGTCGCCGCCGGGCAGGTCGGATCGCAACCCGCTATGCCCGGCCAGCAATACCAGATCAGCGTTCGCGCCGTCGGCCGCCTTTCGGAAGCGGCGCAGTTCGACAACATCATCCTCAAGAGTAATAACGATGGCACGCTGGTTCGCCTGAAGGACGTCGGCCGCGCCGAACTCGGCGCAGAAGACTACGGTTCCGACCTGCTCTACAACGGCCAGGACGCGGTCGGCATCGGCATTACCCAGCTTTCCACCGCCAACGCGCTCGACGTTCGAAAGAAGTGCCTGGCAGAACTCGATCGTCTCTCCAAGCGATTCCCGCCCGGCATGAAAGCGGAAGTGGCATTCGACACCACGGACGCCGTCAGCGAATCGATTCGTGACGTCGTGTATACACTCGGCGGATCCATCTTTCTCGTCATTCTCGTTATTTTTATTTTCCTGCAAGACTGGCGCTCGACCATCATCCCCGCCGTCACGATTCCGGTCTCGCTGATTGGCACGTTTGCGTTTATCAAGCTGCTCGGCTTTTCCATTAACACGCTCACTCTATTCGGCATCACGCTCGCAACTGGACTGGTCGTCGACGATGCCATCGTCGTCATCGAAAATATCGAACGCCACCTGCAGGAAGGCGAGTCCGATCCAACCAAGGCGTCTTCGGACGCCATGCACGAAGTAACAGGCGCAGTCATTGCGACCTCACTGGTGCTGGTCGCTGTGTTTATTCCGGTAGCGTTTTTTCCTGGCACCACTGGAATATTGTTCCGCCAGTTCGCGCTCACCATCGCGTTCTCGATCGCCATCTCGGCGTTTAACGCTCTTACCCTGACGCCCGCGCTCTCCGCGCTCCTACTGGGCCGCAAGCACGGCCAAAAGAACATCGTCTTCCGCTTCGTCGATCGCGTCATCGAAGCCATCACCAGCGGATACGTACATGCGCTGCGCACCTTCCTGCGCTATGAACCGGTCGCCCTCCTCTTATTCGCCGGCGGCCTCGGACTCGCTTACTTTGTCTTTCAACAGGTCCCCAGAGGTTTTGTCCCCAACGAAGATCAGGGATATCTGATCGTCATCGTGCAATCCCCAGCGGGCGCTTCGCTGGAATACACGAGAAAAATTGGCGAGCAGATTTCAGCGATCACCAAGAAAGTTCCTGAGATTCAGGGCACCTTCGCAATTGCGGGCTTCAGTTTTGGCGGTGCCGCCGCAAACCGTGGCCTCGTCTTCCTGCCACTCACGCCCTACAGTAAACGCGAGGGGAAAGAACACACTGCCTCTGCGGTGCTGAATAAGATTCGCGGTCCGATGTTCGGTATTTCCGGAGCTTTAGTGATCGCCGTCGAACCGCCCGCCGTGCAGGGGCTGGGGGCATTCGGTGGCTTCCAGTTCGAATTGCAGGATCAAGGCAGCCACACCTTGCAGGAACTGGATAAAGTGACGCACGACCTGATCCGCGAGGGCGGAGCGCGCAAAGAGAAAGATCTCGTCAGTCTCTTTTCTACCTACACGGCCGGCGACCCGCAGTTCGTCGTGACTATCGATCGCGAAAAAGCAAAGAGCCTGCACGTTCCCCTCAACCAGATCACGGAAACGCTAAGCGTCTATATGGGATCGGCGTATATCAACGACTTCGATTTCAATAACCGCTCCTACCGCGTGTACGTACAAGCCGACAAGCAGTTCCGCGCCCGTCCGCAAGACATCAACCAGTACTATGTCCGGTCGGACGGCGGCTCGATGATTCCGCTGGAGAACCTGTTGGCTGTGACCTCGACCGCGGCGCCCCAGGTCATCAGCCACTACAACCTTTTCCGGGCAACGGAAATTACGGGCGTTGCCGCCCCCGGCTTCAGTTCCGGCCAGGCCATCGACGCCATGCAGCAGAACGCGGCCAAGGTCATGCCCCAGGGCTTCAACTACGAATGGTCCGGAATCTCGTTGGAAGAACTGCAATCGGGAAGCACGACGCTGATCCTGTTCGGCCTTGGTGTCGTGGTCGTGTATCTCACGCTTTCCGCGCAATACGAAAGCTTCGTGCTTCCATTCATCATCTTGCTGGCGGTGCCGATGGCGTTGCTGGGCGCCCTTTCTGCGCAATGGCTACGCGGCCAGGAAAATGACGTGTACTGCCAGGTCGGACTCGTCATGCTCGTCGGACTGTCTTCGAAAAACGCCATCTTGATCGTGGAATTTGCCGAGCAATTGCGCAAGCGCGGTATGACGATTCTGGACTCCGCTGTTGAAGCCGCAAAAATTCGACTGCGCCCGATTCTCATGACGTCCTTTGCATTCATTCTCGGCGTCGTACCTCTGGTCACCGCCAGCGGCGCCGGCGAAAATGGGCGCCACTCCGTCGGCACCACCGTTTTCGGCGGCATGATCATGAGCACGATCCTGAACCTGTTCTTCATTCCCGTGCTCTATTTGCTGATTGAAGGCTTCCGCGAGCGCCGCAAGACCAAAGCAGCATAA